The Geotalea uraniireducens Rf4 genome window below encodes:
- a CDS encoding bifunctional 2-methylcitrate dehydratase/aconitate hydratase: MTTLADMNIRPSPDPEMAAIADYLCDCEITSEEAYETARHCLMDSLGCAMLALRFPECTKLLGPHVPGSTVPLGVRVPGTGFELDPVKAAFDIGVLIRWLDFNDTWLAAEWGHPSDNLGGILAVADFICRRRVAEGKAPLVMRDVLTAMIKAYEIQGVMALENGFNRVGLDHVVLVKLASAAVATRMLGGGREEIINAVSQVWVDGQSLRTYRHAPNTGSRKSWAAGDAASRGVRLALLTMAGESGYPGALTAGTWGFYDVSFRGERFRFQRPYGSHVMENILFKIAFPAEFHAQTAVECAIKLHGQVRGRLDDIERVVITTQESAVRIISKSGPLYNPADRDHCIQYMVAIGLIFGELTADHYAAAVAADPRIDRLRERMEVMEDPRYSKEYLHPDKRSIANAVEIFFKDGGSTGKVEVEFPLGHRRRRAEGLPLLLQKCESNLAGRLPAGQVEKIMALCLDRQRLESMTVEAFMGLFVG; encoded by the coding sequence ATGACGACCCTGGCCGACATGAACATCCGCCCCTCTCCGGACCCGGAGATGGCGGCGATAGCCGACTATCTGTGCGATTGCGAGATAACGAGCGAAGAGGCTTATGAAACCGCCCGCCATTGTCTCATGGACAGCCTGGGGTGCGCCATGCTGGCGCTACGCTTTCCGGAATGTACGAAGCTTCTCGGTCCCCATGTCCCCGGCTCCACGGTGCCGCTCGGGGTAAGAGTCCCCGGCACCGGCTTTGAACTCGATCCGGTCAAGGCAGCTTTCGACATCGGCGTACTCATCCGCTGGCTCGACTTCAACGATACCTGGCTCGCCGCCGAATGGGGGCACCCCTCCGACAACCTCGGGGGGATTCTGGCGGTGGCCGATTTCATCTGTCGCCGGAGGGTTGCCGAAGGGAAGGCCCCACTGGTGATGCGCGATGTACTGACCGCCATGATCAAGGCCTATGAGATCCAGGGGGTGATGGCGCTGGAAAACGGCTTCAACCGGGTGGGACTCGATCATGTGGTGCTGGTCAAACTCGCCTCCGCGGCGGTGGCAACCCGGATGCTGGGCGGCGGCAGGGAGGAAATCATCAATGCTGTTTCCCAGGTCTGGGTGGATGGTCAGAGTCTCCGCACCTACCGTCACGCTCCCAATACGGGAAGCCGCAAGTCGTGGGCTGCAGGAGACGCCGCGAGCCGGGGAGTCCGCCTGGCGCTTCTCACCATGGCGGGTGAAAGCGGCTATCCAGGCGCCCTTACCGCCGGAACCTGGGGGTTTTATGACGTTTCCTTCCGGGGGGAACGGTTCCGCTTCCAGCGACCCTATGGTTCCCATGTCATGGAGAACATTCTGTTCAAAATCGCCTTTCCCGCCGAGTTTCACGCCCAGACAGCAGTGGAGTGCGCCATCAAGCTTCATGGCCAGGTCAGGGGAAGGCTCGACGACATCGAGCGGGTCGTCATAACCACCCAGGAATCGGCCGTCCGGATCATCAGCAAGAGCGGCCCGCTTTACAACCCAGCAGACCGCGACCACTGCATTCAGTATATGGTGGCCATCGGCCTCATCTTCGGCGAACTGACCGCCGACCATTATGCGGCTGCCGTGGCTGCGGACCCACGTATCGACCGGTTGCGCGAGAGGATGGAAGTAATGGAAGACCCTCGTTACAGCAAGGAGTACCTCCACCCTGACAAGCGTTCTATCGCCAATGCCGTAGAGATATTCTTCAAGGATGGCGGCAGCACCGGGAAGGTGGAGGTGGAGTTTCCCCTCGGCCATCGCCGGCGTCGGGCAGAAGGTCTCCCTCTCTTGTTGCAGAAATGCGAGTCGAATCTTGCCGGTCGTCTCCCCGCCGGACAAGTGGAGAAGATAATGGCACTCTGCCTCGACCGGCAGCGCCTGGAGAGCATGACTGTCGAGGCGTTCATGGGGCTGTTCGTGGGCTGA
- a CDS encoding chitobiase/beta-hexosaminidase C-terminal domain-containing protein, giving the protein MWNESPYSKEVFAVPSDTLPPDKPILHYPSVTGIPAVVYDGLADVAGFTEPGANVFIFKEGEKVGEAVALASHLVESKSFSFSGSDIAFSLDGTSAAYTLFNNVYEKNLSTGVETLLAESARNPVWNAAGDKIAMQFYDSRGNDRIAVFDVHTVKMTPLTAGLYVYEQTPAWSADGTKVIFTSNKNGYQEIWSKDLISGAETQVTHGVFAYNPKPSQDGSRIAFFDGSTLKVIDLQTAVTTLVGTANQNTHNWSADGKRISFRANKGTGYSIFSYDLMTGQTSEVAASVHYSIIPSWSPDGSEILFAKAEPGGGYALLASTLTGESRLVKKVTGNITYANWEKDGRIWCLEYGTLHSAYLAGHFALKGIRLDQGENTFSSVAVDAAGNASQVSEEITVRYDTAFLPDVVPVNLTAYPTTPKPSENVLLQAAVKNLSNVAIDNVEASLYLWDPAGDLKLLKSDVIPHMEGGAEETIGGSFILGSLTGTYSVIAILDPADKVTELDETNNYISKEIYVTDKDGLIVTASVNVPQYTAGQDVGITMEVRNNGAAAEADYDGFIEDEAGNTVYTFDRSHVSLSYGGRQTISLKWNTGSTFAGCYHVHWKQTTAAMEGVVPFAILPEIIVTTTAVSDRTAYAPFDNVSLDVTVRNDGRNYIVPQFQVKTSIFDSGNKLLFTNDKNDVNFFPGTLASHSEIWSTGLALAGDYRAVVETWLDGAIVSTKTVPFRINSIVQLRGTISTTPAVVSAGNHATAEFTLTNIGNVPVDGLFKINVIEPDVQTIVESFDYPMALALNVSGKGSIDIPTEGLKLKPYIVTLASTGAAGQKTLASASFSVKDGIPPVLTVISPNHGGIYDSTVQVAVIAADAHSGVDKVEFSIDNSTWLPMAVADPALGRYIGSWRQPQVTATHVVIFRGIDRAGNTAVSGPVQFVIDTAPPELHVSTLSDGSYTRNEILNVSGTVTDDTGVKELKINNEVVAVNADGTFSYAIVLQSGQNVLTTVTTDVANHTTTDTRTIYLDQKAPVIKIITPADNSKTAQQQIVISGTVDENATVEIMFKGVSPPVSMEGTSFSGSITADYGQNTIEVTATDLAGNRSTEKRSVIFDDLAPSLSIKQPAQDIRTNVRSIVIQGTVSDALTAVTLALTYNGETFYPALVNGVFEQPVTFTEEKLHAVTITATDEVGNTSIVTRNIIYDITPPALIIDPVISPTNQDSQPVSGTREEGASIVVSCATATVGAVEYPTSTSWRAALGGLSAGINTISVFALDAATNQSTATTQIFYDTTPPVGSIAINNGAGATASSQVTLTLAAGDESGVSKMRISNDGNVWSDPENYVTTRGWYLTQGDELKRVYVSYQDLAGNWSVPVVAEIVLDTTPPALSVSPAGGIYNTARSVILSANEPSVIRYTVDGSTPDATSVVYQTPIQIAASTTLRFLAIDNVGNDSEVKTEDYIIDTVPPSLTVSTLADGAYTNIQVLNVAGSATDSSGIKSLVINGVDMALNQDGSFSQALVLQPGPNALTVVVTDLAGNNSTDVRIINLDMTAPLLTIIAPADNAKTASAIMSVTGTVNETSTVTVKLGASVQQAAMDGTGFSASVSLIPGINTIEVTATDLAGNTSSQKRTVIYDDQKPSLAVIDPPQDIRTNQSGLILMGTASDPYTQVGVTITMDGQSYTPQLVNDSFQQALTFTQEKSYAIVVTAANEVGSSTTTQRNVIYDTTPPALAINPVQSPITASSVLLSGTRETDLTVTVACPTATVGTIIYPTPTTWQIQVSGMSLGEHIVTAESTDTANNTSIVSVRIVVQQSGADIVLTPSPTIIWPPNHKMVPVTINGVLNVPPADLKSLNITLTDEYGEYNFTKLTLGSIVLLEAWRNGNDMDGRKYTFTAVLTRKDGSKTFASAVVLVPHDMSSDGNCGDKGDDKDDKDDKDDKDDDHHQDDDHKGEIDKNDRGR; this is encoded by the coding sequence ATGTGGAATGAAAGCCCCTATTCAAAAGAGGTTTTCGCTGTTCCAAGTGACACCCTGCCGCCTGATAAACCGATCCTCCATTATCCATCCGTTACAGGGATCCCGGCTGTTGTCTATGACGGACTGGCCGATGTCGCAGGCTTTACCGAACCGGGTGCCAATGTCTTTATTTTCAAGGAAGGTGAAAAGGTTGGTGAGGCAGTCGCTCTTGCTTCGCACTTGGTAGAGAGCAAATCCTTTTCTTTCTCCGGGAGTGACATAGCTTTTTCACTTGATGGAACATCGGCAGCGTACACTTTATTCAACAACGTGTACGAGAAAAACTTGTCAACAGGTGTTGAGACTCTATTGGCAGAAAGTGCACGTAATCCCGTTTGGAATGCGGCTGGCGACAAAATAGCCATGCAGTTTTACGATTCAAGGGGGAATGACCGGATCGCTGTCTTTGACGTGCATACGGTAAAAATGACACCGTTGACAGCAGGTCTGTATGTCTATGAACAGACCCCCGCATGGTCGGCAGATGGGACAAAGGTGATTTTCACCAGCAACAAAAATGGCTATCAGGAAATCTGGTCAAAGGACCTCATTTCTGGTGCGGAAACACAGGTAACACATGGTGTTTTTGCCTACAATCCGAAACCGTCCCAGGATGGAAGCAGAATCGCATTCTTCGATGGTTCTACACTGAAGGTAATTGATTTACAAACTGCTGTGACAACTCTGGTAGGAACTGCCAATCAAAATACCCATAACTGGTCTGCTGATGGGAAAAGGATCTCGTTCAGGGCAAATAAAGGAACAGGTTACAGCATCTTCAGCTACGATTTGATGACAGGCCAAACGAGCGAAGTTGCTGCTTCGGTGCACTACTCTATTATTCCAAGTTGGTCTCCTGACGGTAGTGAAATACTATTCGCGAAGGCTGAACCTGGTGGGGGGTACGCCCTGCTTGCCTCTACTCTGACCGGAGAATCTCGGCTGGTTAAGAAAGTAACGGGGAACATCACCTATGCCAACTGGGAGAAGGATGGAAGGATATGGTGTCTAGAATATGGTACTTTGCATTCGGCCTATCTTGCCGGGCATTTCGCCCTAAAGGGCATCCGGCTTGATCAGGGAGAAAACACTTTCAGTTCAGTTGCAGTGGATGCAGCCGGAAATGCAAGTCAAGTTTCAGAGGAGATCACAGTCAGATATGATACTGCTTTCCTTCCTGACGTAGTCCCTGTGAACTTAACCGCCTACCCAACTACCCCGAAACCATCCGAGAATGTACTGTTGCAGGCGGCGGTCAAAAACCTCAGCAATGTGGCAATCGACAATGTGGAGGCTTCCCTCTATCTGTGGGATCCGGCAGGAGATCTGAAACTGCTGAAATCTGACGTTATACCCCATATGGAAGGGGGCGCAGAGGAAACCATAGGGGGAAGTTTTATCCTTGGCAGTCTCACCGGGACCTACTCAGTGATTGCCATTCTGGATCCTGCAGATAAGGTCACCGAGCTCGACGAGACAAACAACTACATCTCTAAGGAAATTTATGTAACTGACAAGGATGGACTAATTGTTACGGCGTCGGTCAATGTGCCTCAATATACCGCCGGACAGGATGTCGGCATTACCATGGAGGTTCGCAACAACGGTGCCGCCGCCGAGGCTGATTATGACGGTTTCATAGAAGACGAAGCCGGCAATACGGTTTATACATTCGACAGATCGCACGTCAGTCTTTCTTACGGCGGGCGTCAAACCATCTCTTTAAAATGGAACACCGGCTCTACCTTCGCAGGGTGTTATCACGTCCATTGGAAACAGACTACAGCCGCCATGGAAGGGGTAGTGCCGTTTGCCATTCTGCCTGAAATAATAGTAACGACAACGGCCGTTTCCGACAGAACTGCCTATGCTCCGTTTGACAATGTCTCACTCGACGTTACCGTGCGAAACGACGGAAGGAACTACATCGTGCCGCAATTCCAGGTAAAGACAAGCATTTTTGATTCTGGAAATAAGCTTCTCTTCACCAACGATAAGAACGATGTAAATTTCTTTCCTGGAACGCTTGCTTCTCATTCCGAAATATGGAGCACCGGACTTGCACTGGCGGGAGATTACCGAGCTGTAGTCGAGACTTGGCTTGATGGAGCCATAGTATCGACCAAAACCGTACCTTTCAGGATAAACAGCATCGTCCAGCTCAGAGGAACAATCTCAACAACGCCTGCCGTCGTTTCGGCTGGCAACCATGCAACTGCCGAATTTACCCTGACCAACATCGGTAATGTCCCGGTTGATGGCCTTTTCAAAATCAACGTGATCGAACCGGATGTCCAAACCATCGTGGAGTCTTTCGATTACCCCATGGCCCTTGCGCTTAATGTGTCCGGTAAAGGGAGTATCGATATCCCAACGGAAGGGCTGAAGCTGAAGCCCTACATCGTCACCCTTGCCTCAACTGGCGCAGCGGGACAAAAGACCCTCGCCTCCGCTTCCTTCTCAGTAAAGGATGGAATCCCGCCGGTTCTTACCGTTATCTCGCCGAATCATGGAGGAATTTATGACTCTACCGTACAAGTTGCCGTAATTGCCGCAGATGCTCACAGCGGCGTGGACAAGGTTGAGTTCAGCATCGACAACAGCACATGGTTGCCGATGGCCGTTGCCGATCCGGCACTCGGCCGCTACATCGGTTCATGGCGCCAGCCGCAGGTTACCGCGACCCATGTCGTTATATTCCGCGGGATTGACAGAGCGGGGAATACCGCAGTTTCTGGTCCAGTTCAATTCGTCATCGATACCGCACCACCAGAACTCCACGTCTCAACATTAAGCGACGGCTCCTATACGCGAAACGAGATCCTCAACGTTTCTGGAACCGTCACCGATGACACCGGCGTGAAGGAGCTTAAAATAAACAATGAAGTTGTTGCCGTGAACGCGGATGGCACCTTTAGCTACGCCATCGTTCTCCAGAGCGGACAAAACGTCCTCACCACCGTCACAACCGATGTTGCAAACCACACCACCACTGACACCCGCACCATCTATCTCGACCAAAAGGCGCCGGTGATTAAGATCATAACCCCCGCTGACAACAGTAAGACCGCACAGCAGCAGATTGTGATCTCCGGGACCGTCGACGAGAATGCAACCGTGGAGATTATGTTCAAGGGGGTCTCCCCGCCTGTCAGCATGGAGGGGACCTCTTTCAGCGGCAGCATTACCGCCGACTACGGACAGAACACCATCGAAGTCACCGCTACCGACTTGGCAGGAAATCGGAGCACCGAGAAGAGAAGTGTCATCTTCGACGACCTGGCGCCGTCGCTTTCGATTAAGCAGCCGGCCCAAGACATAAGGACAAATGTGCGCAGTATCGTGATTCAGGGCACCGTCTCAGACGCCCTCACGGCAGTCACCCTGGCTCTTACCTACAACGGCGAGACGTTCTATCCGGCTCTTGTCAACGGAGTATTCGAGCAGCCAGTGACATTTACTGAAGAGAAGCTCCATGCCGTCACCATTACCGCAACCGACGAGGTTGGCAACACTTCAATCGTGACCAGGAACATCATTTACGACATAACGCCCCCGGCGTTAATCATAGATCCTGTCATAAGCCCAACGAACCAGGACAGCCAGCCCGTAAGCGGCACCAGGGAAGAGGGGGCATCGATTGTCGTATCCTGCGCAACGGCCACCGTTGGAGCTGTGGAATACCCGACCTCCACCAGCTGGCGTGCCGCATTGGGCGGGCTGAGCGCAGGCATCAACACCATCAGCGTCTTTGCCTTGGATGCCGCCACAAACCAGAGCACGGCCACCACCCAGATTTTCTACGACACAACCCCTCCAGTCGGCAGCATTGCCATCAACAACGGAGCAGGAGCCACCGCCTCCAGTCAGGTCACCTTGACGCTTGCGGCAGGCGACGAGAGCGGTGTATCCAAGATGCGCATCAGTAACGATGGCAACGTATGGAGCGATCCAGAAAATTATGTCACAACTCGGGGCTGGTACCTTACCCAAGGTGACGAACTCAAACGGGTTTACGTCTCCTATCAGGACCTGGCCGGCAATTGGTCTGTGCCCGTAGTCGCCGAAATTGTGCTCGACACCACACCTCCTGCGCTCTCCGTCTCCCCTGCGGGAGGCATCTATAATACTGCCCGCAGTGTCATCCTCTCAGCCAATGAGCCTTCCGTCATCCGCTACACTGTCGATGGCTCCACACCCGATGCTACTTCGGTCGTCTACCAGACGCCGATTCAGATAGCAGCCAGCACAACCCTCCGCTTCTTGGCTATCGATAACGTCGGCAACGACAGTGAAGTGAAAACCGAAGACTACATAATCGACACCGTTCCGCCATCCCTCACTGTCTCCACCCTGGCCGATGGCGCCTACACCAACATCCAGGTACTCAACGTTGCCGGTTCAGCAACAGACTCCTCCGGAATCAAGTCACTCGTCATCAATGGTGTCGACATGGCGCTGAACCAGGACGGCAGCTTCAGTCAGGCTCTGGTGCTTCAACCAGGTCCCAACGCCCTAACCGTCGTCGTCACGGACCTGGCGGGCAACAACAGCACCGATGTCCGTATCATCAACCTGGACATGACCGCGCCGTTGCTCACAATCATCGCTCCGGCCGACAACGCCAAGACCGCGTCGGCCATCATGAGCGTCACCGGGACAGTCAACGAGACCTCGACCGTCACGGTCAAACTGGGGGCATCCGTCCAGCAGGCCGCCATGGACGGCACCGGATTCAGCGCCTCGGTCAGCCTGATCCCCGGCATCAACACCATCGAAGTCACCGCAACCGATCTGGCCGGCAACACCAGCAGCCAGAAGCGGACGGTGATCTACGACGACCAGAAGCCGTCCCTGGCCGTCATCGATCCGCCCCAGGATATCCGCACCAACCAGTCCGGTTTGATCCTCATGGGTACTGCCTCCGATCCCTACACCCAGGTCGGCGTCACCATAACCATGGACGGGCAGAGCTACACGCCCCAGCTGGTCAACGACAGCTTCCAGCAGGCGCTCACCTTCACCCAGGAAAAGAGCTATGCCATCGTGGTTACCGCCGCCAACGAGGTGGGGAGCAGCACCACGACCCAACGCAACGTCATCTACGACACCACCCCGCCGGCCCTGGCCATCAACCCGGTGCAAAGCCCGATCACAGCCAGTTCCGTACTGCTCAGCGGCACCAGGGAAACCGACCTCACGGTCACCGTCGCCTGCCCAACCGCGACGGTAGGCACGATCATCTACCCCACACCCACTACCTGGCAGATACAGGTGAGCGGCATGTCGCTGGGCGAGCATATCGTCACTGCAGAGTCCACCGATACCGCCAACAACACCTCTATCGTATCGGTCAGGATCGTGGTGCAGCAATCTGGAGCGGACATTGTCCTGACGCCGTCTCCAACGATCATTTGGCCACCCAATCACAAAATGGTGCCGGTTACCATCAACGGCGTGCTGAACGTGCCCCCTGCCGATCTCAAATCGCTGAATATCACCCTGACCGATGAATACGGCGAGTACAACTTCACGAAACTCACTTTGGGGAGCATCGTGCTTCTGGAGGCTTGGCGAAACGGCAACGACATGGATGGAAGGAAATACACCTTCACCGCTGTTTTAACGCGAAAAGATGGCAGCAAAACATTTGCAAGCGCAGTTGTGTTGGTTCCCCATGACATGTCGAGTGACGGGAACTGCGGCGACAAGGGTGATGACAAAGATGACAAAGATGACAAGGATGACAAGGATGATGATCACCACCAAGATGACGATCATAAGGGAGAAATAGATAAGAACGACAGGGGCAGGTAA
- the cobO gene encoding cob(I)yrinic acid a,c-diamide adenosyltransferase encodes MVKRGTPPDTIERFEPKVRQGLIVVITGHGKGKTTSALGMALRACGHGMRVCIIQFMKGDLYAGEWDSIKRMNCAIELHATGKGFCGILGNPYPWDEHRANAQDAIDLVQEKISSHNYDLMILDEINNAIKLKLVDLEQVLEILRIKPPMMHLILTGRDAHPQVIELADTVSEIQEIKHAYRKRIEPQPGIDY; translated from the coding sequence ATGGTCAAACGCGGTACACCACCCGACACGATCGAACGGTTCGAACCCAAGGTGCGTCAGGGGCTGATCGTGGTCATCACCGGTCACGGCAAGGGGAAGACCACCTCGGCGCTTGGGATGGCGTTGCGTGCCTGCGGCCACGGCATGCGGGTCTGCATCATCCAGTTCATGAAGGGTGACCTCTACGCCGGGGAGTGGGACAGCATCAAGCGGATGAACTGCGCCATCGAGCTGCACGCCACCGGCAAGGGGTTCTGCGGCATCCTGGGAAACCCTTACCCGTGGGACGAGCACAGGGCCAACGCCCAGGATGCCATCGACCTCGTCCAGGAGAAGATATCATCCCATAACTATGACCTTATGATCCTCGACGAAATCAACAACGCCATCAAGCTCAAGCTGGTCGACCTGGAACAGGTTCTGGAGATCCTCCGCATTAAACCGCCGATGATGCATCTGATCCTCACCGGCCGAGATGCCCACCCGCAGGTGATCGAGCTGGCCGACACAGTCAGCGAGATTCAAGAGATCAAGCACGCCTACCGCAAGAGGATCGAGCCTCAGCCAGGAATCGATTATTAA
- the prpB gene encoding methylisocitrate lyase: MNVKHTPGGLLRAALSEEKPLQVAGVINAYAALMAEQSGFRALYLSGAGVANASFGLPDLGMTTLTDVLEDLRRITGATGLPLLVDVDTGWGHAFMIGRTIREMSRAGAAGVHIEDQVVTKRCGHRPGKALVGAEEMVDRIKAAVDARIDPDFVIMARTDAVAVEGLEAAIERACRYRDAGADMLFPEALTELSHYRRFADATGLPVLANMTEFGVTPLFDIEELAAAGVSLALYPLSAFRAMSAAALRVYRAIREEGTQKSVVDIMQSRAELYAFLGYHDYERKLDELFGKEEKL, from the coding sequence ATGAACGTTAAGCACACTCCAGGCGGATTGCTGCGTGCTGCTCTCAGCGAGGAAAAGCCGCTGCAGGTTGCCGGGGTTATCAATGCCTATGCAGCCCTGATGGCGGAGCAAAGCGGATTTCGTGCCCTGTATCTTTCCGGGGCCGGCGTGGCCAATGCTTCCTTCGGCCTCCCCGATCTGGGGATGACCACTCTTACGGATGTACTGGAAGATCTGCGGCGAATAACCGGTGCCACCGGTCTGCCGCTCCTGGTTGACGTGGACACCGGCTGGGGACACGCGTTCATGATCGGCCGCACCATCCGGGAGATGAGCCGGGCAGGAGCCGCCGGGGTACATATTGAGGATCAGGTGGTTACCAAGCGGTGCGGACATCGGCCGGGCAAGGCTCTGGTCGGCGCCGAAGAGATGGTGGATCGGATCAAGGCGGCGGTAGATGCCCGGATCGACCCCGATTTCGTCATCATGGCCCGGACCGATGCGGTGGCGGTGGAAGGACTGGAAGCCGCCATCGAGCGGGCCTGCCGCTACCGTGACGCCGGAGCGGACATGCTCTTCCCCGAGGCACTCACCGAGCTTTCCCACTATCGGCGGTTTGCGGATGCAACCGGCCTGCCGGTGCTCGCCAACATGACCGAGTTCGGCGTCACCCCCTTGTTTGATATCGAGGAACTCGCCGCCGCCGGTGTGAGCCTGGCCCTCTATCCGCTCTCGGCATTCCGTGCCATGTCTGCCGCAGCCCTGCGGGTTTACCGGGCGATCCGGGAGGAGGGGACGCAGAAGAGTGTCGTTGACATCATGCAGAGCCGTGCCGAACTCTATGCGTTCCTCGGCTACCATGACTACGAACGTAAACTGGACGAGCTGTTCGGAAAGGAGGAAAAACTATGA
- the prpC gene encoding bifunctional 2-methylcitrate synthase/citrate synthase, producing the protein MNGTYSPGLEGVVAGETAISTVGKKGRGLTYRGYAIDDLARQSTFEEVAHLLIHGKLPNRENLALFRNRLMALRSLPAELKTVLEQLPASAHPMDVLRTGCSALGAIEPEATSSEIRVAERLLASFPSMLLYWHHYQTGGRRISTESGEESMAGHFLALFHGKKPEDLQRRAVDASLILYAEHEFNASTFSARVTASTLSDFYSAITSAIGTLRGPLHGGANEEAMRLISRFGSADEAEQGLLEMLARKEKIMGFGHRVYKEMDPRSPIIRKWSQKLSEAGGNMLLYQVSERIEKVMLREKRLFPNLDFYSASAYHLCGIPTTMFTPLFVFARVAGWSAHVMEQRAANRIFRPIAEYTGPEPMAYLPMDQRG; encoded by the coding sequence ATGAACGGGACTTACAGCCCTGGGCTGGAAGGGGTAGTTGCAGGTGAAACGGCGATCAGTACGGTGGGGAAAAAGGGGCGGGGCCTCACCTACCGCGGCTATGCAATCGACGATCTGGCCCGGCAGTCGACCTTCGAGGAGGTGGCGCATCTTCTGATCCACGGCAAACTTCCCAACCGGGAAAATCTGGCGCTCTTCCGGAATCGGCTCATGGCCCTGCGCAGCCTGCCGGCCGAACTGAAGACGGTTCTCGAACAGTTGCCGGCGTCAGCCCACCCCATGGACGTGCTCCGCACCGGATGTTCAGCCCTCGGCGCCATCGAACCTGAGGCTACGAGTTCTGAAATCCGGGTAGCGGAACGGCTTCTCGCCTCTTTTCCTTCCATGCTCCTGTACTGGCACCATTATCAAACAGGCGGCCGGCGCATCTCTACGGAATCCGGCGAGGAGAGTATGGCAGGGCACTTCCTGGCGCTGTTCCACGGGAAAAAACCGGAGGACCTGCAACGCCGGGCAGTGGATGCTTCCCTCATCCTCTACGCAGAGCATGAGTTTAACGCCTCCACCTTTTCCGCCCGTGTTACCGCTTCCACCCTGTCCGACTTCTACTCGGCCATTACCTCCGCCATAGGGACGCTGCGCGGGCCGTTGCACGGCGGCGCCAATGAGGAGGCGATGCGCCTGATCAGCCGCTTCGGCTCGGCGGATGAGGCAGAACAAGGTCTTCTTGAAATGCTGGCACGCAAGGAAAAGATCATGGGGTTCGGTCACAGGGTTTACAAGGAAATGGACCCGCGTTCTCCCATCATCCGGAAATGGTCGCAAAAGCTCTCTGAAGCCGGCGGCAACATGCTGCTTTACCAGGTATCCGAGCGGATCGAGAAAGTAATGCTGCGCGAGAAGCGGCTCTTTCCCAACCTTGATTTTTACAGCGCCTCCGCTTACCACCTCTGCGGCATCCCGACGACCATGTTCACACCGCTCTTCGTTTTTGCCCGTGTTGCCGGCTGGTCGGCCCACGTCATGGAGCAGCGCGCCGCAAACCGCATCTTCCGGCCGATCGCCGAATATACAGGGCCGGAACCGATGGCGTATCTGCCCATGGATCAGAGGGGATAG